Proteins from a single region of Anastrepha ludens isolate Willacy chromosome 5, idAnaLude1.1, whole genome shotgun sequence:
- the LOC128864158 gene encoding uncharacterized protein LOC128864158 → MVSASMFKSLYLNYILYILMPPKKFNLNNALSREVRRKCAERAHQSAEQIATRNAAQSIRTAQGRAQESQEQHDERLRQTITRTRAARERNIAAARVQERQRQRTSRSLTRASFVRIAFEYAPEINYSAHSKIAIGAIDKVCQYCQAMKFKNESPGMCCASGIFKIITIIDKDLKLSALPTLFISLSITCYLLTTL, encoded by the exons ATGGTTAGTGCTTCAATGTTCAAAAGTCTTTActtaaattatatattgtacat TCTAATGCCACCGAAAAAATTTAACCTCAACAACGCGCTGAGCAGAGAAGTACGACGCAAATGTGCTGAAAGAGCTCATCAATCGGCAGAACAAATCGCAACAAGAAATGCAGCTCAAAGTATCAGGACAGCACAGGGTCGTGCACAGGAATCTCAAGAACAGCATGACGAACGTCTGCGACAGACTATTACAAGAACCAGAGCGGCACGAGAACGAAACATAGCTGCAGCACGAGTACAAGAACGACAGAGACAGCGGACCAGCCGCTCATTAACACGTGCATCATTTGTTCGTATTGCTTTCGAATATGCACCAGAAATTAACTACTCTGCGCATTCAAAAATTGCTATCGGTGCAATAGATAAAGTATGTCAATATTGTCAGGCAATGAAATTTAAGAATGAATCACCTGGCATGTGCTGCGCATcaggaattttcaaaataataacaattattgaTAAAGATTTAAAACTATCTGCCCTACCTACCTTATTTATAAGTTTAAGTATTACGTGTTACTTACTAACAACTTTGTAA